TCTTTTGTATTCCAAAGAGAGGCTTAATTAGCCTTGTCATTCGTATCAATTAACTCAAAAATCAACGCTGTCAAAGTCTTTACGTCACTTTCAATGGTTCCTTGCATATAGCGTTCGTAAACACTTTTGTTATCTGCCGGGTTAAGGTTCAGTGACAAGCCTTTTTCTAAAGCCAATAGTCTGGAAAGTTCTCTTTGAGCTCGTCCGTTTCCGTCTCTAAATGGGTGTAAATAGTTAACGGTATCTAAGATTTCCGCCAATTTTTCGCAAATTAGTTTTTTGTTGTCTTTCGGAATTTTCCTGAACTCAGCAATTAATTGGTCAATATATCTGAAAGCGTTGTCAAAGTGTGAAGTCGGGAAGAACTGTTTGCCGTCTTTACTGATTTCAACGGTACGTTTTTTCCCAGCCCAAATATATATGTCCTGGAATAAATGTTTGTGAATCTGAAAAAGGCTGTCAACACCTTTGATTTTAATGGGGTTTTCATACAGCTCTTGAAGGCGTTTTGTTACCACACTACTTTCAACAAAGAGCAATGTCTCAGGGTCTGTGATATCCAATAAATTTCTTAAAAGTCCTGTATCAGGATCAGTGTAGCTAAAGTCAGGGTCTATATATCTGTAAGCATCAGACATAAGCTTTTTCCTGGGCGAATGCCACAAGTTCAGCTAAGGTTATTTTCCCTGTCACATAGTCCCTTATGATTTCAATTCCTTTTGGAGTAGGTTTAAACCCTTCAAACATATTACTTCCCAAAGCGCTTGCTGTACTTTCAAGCGTTTTAAGGTCCGAAAACTTAACGCCCATTATGGTCAGATTTTCCCGGTCTATTTCTATCGTATTAAACATATTTTGTGTTTTAATTCTTTTGAGTTTACAAAAAATACAGATCCATTCGTTTGCTTTCAGACGCAATAAAATTATGTATCTCAACTTTTAGTTCACAAAAAATGCGTTTTACAAGCGAGCATAGAGGTATATGCGAACCATTGTTGTTGAATATACATGATGGTGTTTTTAAACCGAAACTTGATTTTTTCAGCAATACCATGATATTAAGGAACTAATAAAAAACCAAGTCAGGTCGCTCAGACAAAGAAATATCTGCTTAAGCGGGGCACAGGTACGCATTATGTACCTGAAAAGGGTGCTTAAAAGCGTGTTCGTTTTTGGGGTTGTGCTTCGTCGAATATGGAGAAACTTATACAACTTCGGTTAAATACGTTTGCAAGCTTGCTACCTTGTTCAATTACATCCTTAAAGAACCCTATAATCCCCAAAAACACCGCACTGCCCCAATCCCCGCCGTGCTCTCGTTTCATTTTTCCTACAAGTCCTTGTTCAATAGGTCCATTGCCTCTGTTTCCGGGTTTTCCATATACTGCCGTAAAGTAAATTCGGGTGCAGCTTGTACCGGAATGCAGGCTTTGGTTTGCAGGCCCGCATCCCACCTCCCTTTCTTCAGGCCAACCGTTTGTTAATCGCCCTTTTATCGCGAGTGCGGGTTGTTCTTCTAAAGGAGCAAACAATTAAGCCGCGAGTGCACGGGGTCAAAAAAGCTTTGGCAACTCAGCGGCGCGGCAGCGTATTTGAGTGTAAGCAACCAAACAGCACACTTTAGCATTTAAAATTTAGGTACCAATACTTCACCACCCGAGGCAAGGGTTCTTATCAATTGCGTTAGCTGATTGCCATTAGGAAGTGATACATACACATGTGGAAAGGTTTCCTGCTCGTATTTCCCCCTTTTGTATGACAGCCTGCCATCGGGAGCGTAAAGCACATTAGAATGATAGACGAAGTCGCGTAAGAACCTGTTTACGCGCTGATTATTTACATCAACCAATACCCGGTAGCTGCTGTTATCGCTGATAAATCCAAAATTATGCACATTCAGATAATCCCCGTTGGGGTACACGGATACCGAGCGGTCATGCACTGGCAAAGGGCCAATGATTCCGGGAAAACTGCCATGATCATCCGGCTCAAAAACCCTTCCCTTAATCAACCGCGCTACATCTGAGCCGTCCGGAGAAATTGAAGACAGATAAAAGCGTTCATCAAAAATTTCCACAAAAAACAAGCGGTTGCCTTTCCCTGACCATTTAAGATTGCTGAAAAGCAGTAATCCATCTGTAATGGTAGTCACAGCACCCGTTGAAACATCAACAATATTTCCAAGCGCTGAATCTCCAACATCAAAAGACTGATATTCCATAAAACTAATATGGGTTCCGTCAGACGACCATTCCGGATATAAAATGGAGGATTTTTCGAGAATTTCGTCTACCTGCATGGTTTCCACAGACAGAATACGCATCGTAGTTTTTTCAACTCCCGGTGCGCGGTTCGTTATAAGTAAGTTGTTCTCATTTGGTGACCATGCCATGGTAAATGAATGATAAACAATATCGTCCACATCCGTTTTCAATTCTATATTGTCCTTTAAATCATAGATTGCAATCTTTTGAACATGTTCGATTGCGCCTTCCGGCGAATTGTCTCTAAGGTACGCTATGTACCGGCCGTCATGAGACGCTTTTATCTCGTAAAAACCAAACACCGAATCCGCCAAAACCTCTCTGTTTTCAGTATCCGGCAGCTTATACCGGTAAATTTGGGCCCTGCGCGGACCAAACTCACCGAAATCCATAACGACCAAATCCCAATTCCTCAGCTCGTTTTCAACCTGATAACTATAATTACCCATCCCCGGAAAACCCATATTACTGAGAGGATTATCAGAACATCCCGCAGCGATAAGTATCGCAACTAATAAAAGACTGAAGAATTTTTTCATGGTGATAAATCCGGCTGTGGTGTATCGATGCAGGAATGAAGGGGGTTTTAGAAGCCGTAAGACGGATTGGTGTTTAGGCGGCTATAGCTATGGGAAGAATAAAAAACTCAACTTAGGGAATTAGCGGCCAAAACCAAACAACAACAAGCAGCCACTTTACGCCTGAAAAGCCATGTTATAACCACGATTTACGAACGTTTTACCCAGTAATTTGGCTTGCGCCGCAGGTGCATTATTGCCAAAATGACAATCTGATTATTATAAATTCGATATACAACGCCAAACGGGAAGCCCTTCAATAAAACCCGACGTGCGTATGCATTTAACAACGTCCCGGATTCCGGGTAAGCCGAAATTAAACTCAGCGTACTATCGATTTCATATAGAAACTTTGATCCCAAGCCATGATCTTTCTGCTCATAATAGGCGACACTTTCGAACATTTCTTTCTGTGCAGCCGGTTGAAATGTTACCCGCATTTAAGATAAAAGGCTTCGGGCTTTAGCCATGACTTCTGTGGCAGGAATTAATTCGACTTCCCCTGATTCAAATTCACTATTACGACGTTCAATCTCCTGTAGCCATGCCTGCTCCACACCGATTTCCTTGCGCTTTTCTAAACTGTCAAGAAGTCTTGATGCAAGTCGAGCACGCTGCTTGTCACTAAGTCTTAGCGCCGAGGTTTCGATTTCTTTAAATGTGTTTGCCATAAGTGATATTTAAGGTCTGTTAGTAATCTATCAAAAAGCGGACATATTTGGAAGTCAGACTTTAGTGCTTGAAATTACAAGAATTGTGAATGCAGAAAGTACACTGCCTAAAAATTCCGCTTATATGAACCCTTCAAGGCCAATTCCACAGGTATCTTGACCATCGCTATAAATGTGGGCTTCGTATATATAACGGTTTTGCAAATAAGCGTGGCTAAGACCCTGAACATAAGCAACTCACCGCAAACACGTCCGCTTGATTTGCTTTGTTAGCACACGGGACTGTCGATTATGACAGAGAGGAAGGCTTTTTCGTAGTGATTTCCCCGTTGGGAAGCTGATAATAAATTTTGCCGTTCTTGGAATAGACATTGGGAAGACCCATCTTCCTGTTTTCTTCCTGGGCTTTTCTCACACCACGATTACCCAAGCGGGTAAGCTCAGCTGCAAAATCTTTGGTATGTATATTATTTTTGCTCATGCTTTTCTTTTAGATTTTTAAACGTCGATCCCTTTTTTGTCAGCGGAAAAATAGCAATGTGCTATGAGACCGGTTCGCAATGCCATGACTCAAAGGCAATTTCATTCAGCTGCTTTTTAGCCGTTTTTACCCCTTCAAGATATTCTTCTAAACTTGAATATTCGGGCACGTAGTCTTTTTTCATATCAAAAGTAAACGAATAGTGACCAGCCGTTTTCGGGGGATAGTACTTTTGAGCAGTCTTGTTGTTAAGCGGAAAATTCCAGGCAAAAGGCTGCTGTTGATAAAATGCCGTAAGTTCCTGATCCGGTATTCGTCCCCCCTCTTTGACATATTTTTTCCAGGGATTTTCCAAATGTGTTGTTTTTGATAGTTCTATAGCTGATAACACGGCATAACTTTCCAGGATAAAATGAATTTCCGCTGCAGGCTTAGCGCTGATGAAATCCATATCAGTAATCGGTTCCCGGCCGAAATGCTTGTATTTGTAGTAAATATCCGGCTCAACAGGTCCGTGTTGCCAGGCTTCAAAATTGGCTTCAAATGATTTTTTACCCGCGACCAACTGCCAAACATAGCAATAGTAGAGCAGCTTTTGAAGCTTCATTGGCGTTGTGCCTTCGTAATGTTGCACGATGTAAATTGAAAGCGTGAATTTATCCATTACATAACCGGGTTAGATCCTAACATGTAAGCAAAATAAGATATATAGGGCTGATTTCATATCTGCACTACCATATCCTTACGAACCTGTCCGCCCAACGGGCCGTTTCGGGTTACGGAATCTCGTCTGACACCCAATTTTTCCTGTTTGTTTTAACACTTGTGCCTAAATGGTGCCGGCTTTAGTCTGTAAGCCCGCTTCATTATCCTTCCTGTGTTGCACTTTTCGCACACACGCCCCAATGAATTAGAACTGCGAAATGAAGATGAGAGCCAAACCCGAACCCTCCAAAGGTTTCAGAACCTTTGGAGGGTTGGTGGGGGAAATCGTTTGAATTCGTTGAAGTCCGTCCATTACGGGTTCTGCCAGGGGAGGAAAGCGAAAATTACAAGTGAGCCTATAATCGAAAGGAGACAGATTTCTCCGGAATATCAATTGCATTCATGATTATCCTGTTCTAATATTTTTCGGGCACGATTAAAAAAATGCTGAATCTTCATCAATTCCATATACCAGAATATTCGTATCAATCAAAACTTTACTCATAGGCTAATGCGCGTATGTTTTTTCTATCAAGTTTTCCTTCTAATTTTAAAGAAAGAATCTTTCCGGAAGACATCTTCGCTTTTTTTAAGGAAGTAAGGTATTGATATACTTTTTCAAGCTCATCTTCGGAAAGCTTATCTATATCTTTTTTAACTTTTTCTTTAGTGATCATAGATTCAATGCATTAGATTAATCTGTCAGTTTAGCTTATTTAGTGAGGGAACCATTGTCATAAATGAACGCTATTTAAGGTTAGATAACAGATCATTGAGTCTGCCACAATATACTTTCTTCGGTCAACTATGCAAAACAACACCTGCATAATGCCCCCAATCCCCTAACCGCGCTCTTCAACCATCATCGCTACCGGGTAATGGTCGCTGTAACCGGTTTGGGGATTATACACGCCTGAAGCAGGTCTGCCGAAGCGGATGGGGTCGGGGTACATGCCGCCGCTTACCATTTCGGGGAATTTTTCGACCCGCGCATAGCTGCCGTCGCTGAAGGTGCTCAGGCGTATCGGGGCGTTGGCGAGCAGCATGCCGCGCGATACCAGCAGCTGATCTAACACCACCGGGAAGTTGTTGAAGTAAAAGGTGCCGTCTGCCGCGCCGAGCACCGGCCACATCAGGTTGTAGAGGCGCGGAATGCGGGCGTTTCGCACGCGGGTCAATGAGTTGGAGGACAGCGCGTAGTCGGTCAGCGCGCGGTTAAACGGCTCATCGTTGAAATCCCCCATCACGATGACCGGAATATTGGGGGTGCGGATCTCAAATATGCGTTCCATCCAGTAGCTGAGCGTTTCGGCGGCCATAATGCGGTACGGTTCTGAACCATACTCCCCGCCCCGGCGCGAAGGCCAATGATTGCCGATCACAAGCAGCGGATGATTGCCCGGCTTGGTCTTCAGGTTAATCTGAAGCAGGTCGCGGGTTGCGCTGCGCTTGAGCACTTCGAAATGGAAGAGGCCTTCAAACGTAAACAGATCAGCGTCATAAATGAAGGCTACATCAATGCCGCGGTTGTCATTGCCGGGATGATGGGCGGCCGTGTACTGCCGGCCCGCGGCCCTGAGCTTGCCGATCAGCTTATCAATCACGGCCTTGCTCTCCACTTCGCACAGGCCGATGAGGTCAGGACCAGCGCTGCCGTTCATTTTCAGGATGATGTGCGCGAGCTGATTCAGCTTTTGGTCGAGTACGGCTTCCGTCCAGCCTTCGAGTACGCGCCGCAGCCGCGACTGCAGGTAATCCGGCCGGTCCGGACAGTCTTCGGTGTCAAACAGGTTTTCAACATTCCACCAGGCGAAATAGTAGGTTTTCATAGCGGCTGTTCCTCAGCGATTGGGTAATAAGAAGGATGTTATGCCTGCGCATAATAAGCTGCAATATAGGGATTTAGATACCCATCCTAACGATACGTTCCAACGGCGTCTCAAAAAATGCTATCTTCTGCCCTTCAAAACATCTGAGGACAAAATGTGCACGATAGGCGTGCAAATCAAAGCGTGTTATGAGTACATCCCTTGAAGAGCTTCGCAAAAGGCTCGATACCATTGACGAATCCGTCCTGCGGCTGCTGGCCGAACGGCAGGACATCATCCGGCAGGTTGCCGAAACCAAGCGCAAAACCGGGGTGCCGGTGTATGTTGCCGGGCGGGAGCAGGAAAAAACCGACCGCTTTCGCGAGCAGGCCGCACAGCTCGGCATTTCCCCCGACTGGGCGGAGGATTTTTTACGCATGATGATGAGCGCCTCCCGCGCCAATCAGTCGGAAGCGACCTTCCCAAGCGCGACGCCGGAACCGAAAACTTGGCTGATTGTCGGCGGCGAAGGCGGCATGGGGCGGCTGTATGCGGAACTGATCCGGAAAAGCGGGCATCAGGTACGCACGCTCGACCGCAACGATTGGCTCAAGGCCCGCGCGCTCACCGAAGGCGCCGATGTCGTTCTCGTGACCGTGCCCATCAACCTCACCGGAGATGTCATTACGCGCATTGCCCGATTTATGTCGCCGGAGCAGCTCCTATGCGATTTCACGAGCATCAAGGCCGAGTATGTGAACCTCATGCTGCAGGCGCACGACGGACCGGTTGTCGGGCTGCACCCCATGCACGGGCCCGATGTACGGCAGGTTTCGCGTCAGCTGATGGTCGTCTGCGAGGGACGTCAGCCGGAAGCCGCGGAATGGCTCATCCGGCAGTTTGAGCTTTGGGGCATGCGCATCAAGCGGGCCGACGCGGACATGCACGACCGCGCCATGCATTTGGTGCAGGGCCTGCGGCACTTTGTTGCCTTGCTGCATGCTTCCTTCATGAACCGCCTCGACCTGCGTCCGGAAGACATGCTTGACTACAGCAGCCCCATCTACCGGGCCGAGCTGATGATGACCGGCCGCATTTTCGCACAGGATGCACGCCTCTATGCCGATATTGTGTTTTCGGATGCCGAACGCATTCGCATGCTCACCGATTTCCTCGGTCATCACACGGCCCTCGCCGAAATGGTGCGCACAGGCGACAAGGAACGGTTTATTCGTGAGTTCGAAACGGCAACCGATTTCTTCGGCGCATTCGGCGCGCAGGCCCTCAAAGAAAGCGGCTACCTCATAAACCGCCTCGCCGACCGCTTCGGCTAAGCCGCATTATTCACAATTAAACAGGATTAATTTCCCAAATATTAGTTTTAATTGGGCTTAACGAAAAACACTTATAGCCCAAATTTGGGTGTGGTGTAAAGGCTGCGCACCGAGCGCAGCGATTCCCGCGCAGCGAAATTTCCCCGCTGGCGGCGTTGAAGCTGAAAACTCAGCCTCAGCCCCGCTTCTTCCTCTCAATCCTCCGCTGACGCGCCCGGATTTTCGCTGCGTCCTTATCGGTGATGAGGCCCGCGAGCAGGCCTTCGGTCACGACCGGCAGGCAGCTCAGTTTGTTGCGCTCCATGAGGTCGAGCACGGCCTCGATTTCCATACTTGCCGAAATCGTGAGCGGATCGGGCTGCATTACATCGGCAGCAGTCGCATAGGGCTGATCGGGATGAGCGTGAAACCAGGCCGTGAGTCCGGCCTTGGTGATGAGGCCGAGCAGGCGGCCCTCGTTGTCCTCAACCGGCAGATGACGAATGTTGCGCCAGTCCATGATGCGCAGCACCATATCCGCCAGATCGTGTTCCTGCACGGTGATGAGGTCGGTCGTCATCGCATTGCCGGCGATTTCATACCGCATGCGGATGCCTTCCAGCTCCTCGGTTTTGGCCGGCTCCCAGCGGCTAACGACCTTGCCGGATTGCTGCCGTTTGTGCAGGATGGCCGTGAGCGCGGTACAGGCTTCGTCCCGGCTCAGGTCTTTGCGGAGGGCGCGGAACCCGTGCAGCATCCAGCGCGAGCCGGTATTGTAGTTTGCGGTGCGCTTCAGCACTATGCTCAGCCATTTAAAGCGCTCCTCTTCCGGAATGCCCGCTTTCTCCAGGCCCTCATCCGCGATGGGAATCAGCTTGTCCATGACCAGCCGCTTGGCGCCGATGTATTCGCCTTCCCACCACATGATGCTACCAATCCCCCACATGGCCGCCTTTTGAAAGTTTTCTTTGGCGTGCTCAAAGGGCATGATTTGCGCAATATCTTCGTAGCGATCCGGCATGCCGTGCATGAGTCCTGTCCAAAGGGCGAGGTTGGCGATTTCGTCCTCGGGGGTCGGACCGGAAGGGATATAGCGGTTTTCAATGCGCAGATGCGGCACGCCGCCGCCTACCCCGTAGCAGGGCCGGTTCCACTTGTACACGGTGCCGTTGTGCAGGGTGAGGGCAGGCAGTTTCGGAATGCCGCCCTCCTTCAGAATATCCAGCGAGCTCTTCTCAATATCGGTTGAAAACAAAATGGTGTGCCGGGCAATATCGCTTTTGTACACATCCGTCGGCTCCGAAATCCAGCGGTTGCCAAAGGTGACGCGTTGCTGCCGTTCGCGCATGTTGAAGCCCTTGCTCCGGGTATCGATGCTTTGCTGAAACAGCGGGATACGGGTTTCCGCCCAGAGCTGCCGCCCGATCAGCAGGGGCGAGTTCACGCAAACCGACAGCAGCGGACCCGCGATGGCCTGCGCCCAGTTGTACCGCGCCACGAAATCCGCCGGATCAACCTGATAGTGCATCTGAAAGCTTGTGTTGCAGGCCTCAAACAGAATGTTGCGGTGCTTGATGATGAGTTCATCCACGCCTGAAAGGTTCAGCTCAAAATCCCCGCCACGCAGTTTTTTGAGCATGGCATCGAGGGTGCGGTAGCGCTCCCGGGGCGTGAGGTAATCAATCTGCACACAGCGGTAATCAATGGAGGGCAGGATGCCGGCAAGCACCACCTTTTCGCCGTGCAGCGCCGCCGCCCGCTCCGCTTTCCCCAGCAGCTCGCGCAGCTGTGCCGCCATATCGTTAAGCGTACCGGCCCGGAGCTCCATCGGATCCAGATTGATTTCAAGGTTGTAGCGGGCGAGCTCGGTCGTGAAATGGGGATCATCGATGGATTGCAGCACCCGCAGGTTGTTGCGGGAGGGCTTGTAGAAACTGTTAACCAGACAGAACTCCTGTTCCGCCCCGAGACGTGTGATGCCGCTTTCAATCATCCCGGCATCGAGCATGTGCTGCAGGGCCTGCACGTCATCAATCAGATGGCGCAGAAAAACTTTCCGGGCTTCCGGGTCTGTTGCGATTGAAATACTCTGAATCCCCATG
This genomic stretch from Cyclonatronum proteinivorum harbors:
- a CDS encoding Fic/DOC family protein yields the protein MSDAYRYIDPDFSYTDPDTGLLRNLLDITDPETLLFVESSVVTKRLQELYENPIKIKGVDSLFQIHKHLFQDIYIWAGKKRTVEISKDGKQFFPTSHFDNAFRYIDQLIAEFRKIPKDNKKLICEKLAEILDTVNYLHPFRDGNGRAQRELSRLLALEKGLSLNLNPADNKSVYERYMQGTIESDVKTLTALIFELIDTNDKAN
- a CDS encoding antitoxin VbhA family protein translates to MFNTIEIDRENLTIMGVKFSDLKTLESTASALGSNMFEGFKPTPKGIEIIRDYVTGKITLAELVAFAQEKAYV
- a CDS encoding TolB family protein, whose amino-acid sequence is MKKFFSLLLVAILIAAGCSDNPLSNMGFPGMGNYSYQVENELRNWDLVVMDFGEFGPRRAQIYRYKLPDTENREVLADSVFGFYEIKASHDGRYIAYLRDNSPEGAIEHVQKIAIYDLKDNIELKTDVDDIVYHSFTMAWSPNENNLLITNRAPGVEKTTMRILSVETMQVDEILEKSSILYPEWSSDGTHISFMEYQSFDVGDSALGNIVDVSTGAVTTITDGLLLFSNLKWSGKGNRLFFVEIFDERFYLSSISPDGSDVARLIKGRVFEPDDHGSFPGIIGPLPVHDRSVSVYPNGDYLNVHNFGFISDNSSYRVLVDVNNQRVNRFLRDFVYHSNVLYAPDGRLSYKRGKYEQETFPHVYVSLPNGNQLTQLIRTLASGGEVLVPKF
- a CDS encoding type II toxin-antitoxin system RelE/ParE family toxin, coding for MRVTFQPAAQKEMFESVAYYEQKDHGLGSKFLYEIDSTLSLISAYPESGTLLNAYARRVLLKGFPFGVVYRIYNNQIVILAIMHLRRKPNYWVKRS
- a CDS encoding addiction module protein, which produces MANTFKEIETSALRLSDKQRARLASRLLDSLEKRKEIGVEQAWLQEIERRNSEFESGEVELIPATEVMAKARSLLS
- a CDS encoding Panacea domain-containing protein, producing the protein MDKFTLSIYIVQHYEGTTPMKLQKLLYYCYVWQLVAGKKSFEANFEAWQHGPVEPDIYYKYKHFGREPITDMDFISAKPAAEIHFILESYAVLSAIELSKTTHLENPWKKYVKEGGRIPDQELTAFYQQQPFAWNFPLNNKTAQKYYPPKTAGHYSFTFDMKKDYVPEYSSLEEYLEGVKTAKKQLNEIAFESWHCEPVS
- a CDS encoding endonuclease/exonuclease/phosphatase family protein, whose translation is MKTYYFAWWNVENLFDTEDCPDRPDYLQSRLRRVLEGWTEAVLDQKLNQLAHIILKMNGSAGPDLIGLCEVESKAVIDKLIGKLRAAGRQYTAAHHPGNDNRGIDVAFIYDADLFTFEGLFHFEVLKRSATRDLLQINLKTKPGNHPLLVIGNHWPSRRGGEYGSEPYRIMAAETLSYWMERIFEIRTPNIPVIVMGDFNDEPFNRALTDYALSSNSLTRVRNARIPRLYNLMWPVLGAADGTFYFNNFPVVLDQLLVSRGMLLANAPIRLSTFSDGSYARVEKFPEMVSGGMYPDPIRFGRPASGVYNPQTGYSDHYPVAMMVEERG
- the tyrA gene encoding bifunctional chorismate mutase/prephenate dehydrogenase, with translation MSTSLEELRKRLDTIDESVLRLLAERQDIIRQVAETKRKTGVPVYVAGREQEKTDRFREQAAQLGISPDWAEDFLRMMMSASRANQSEATFPSATPEPKTWLIVGGEGGMGRLYAELIRKSGHQVRTLDRNDWLKARALTEGADVVLVTVPINLTGDVITRIARFMSPEQLLCDFTSIKAEYVNLMLQAHDGPVVGLHPMHGPDVRQVSRQLMVVCEGRQPEAAEWLIRQFELWGMRIKRADADMHDRAMHLVQGLRHFVALLHASFMNRLDLRPEDMLDYSSPIYRAELMMTGRIFAQDARLYADIVFSDAERIRMLTDFLGHHTALAEMVRTGDKERFIREFETATDFFGAFGAQALKESGYLINRLADRFG
- a CDS encoding CBS domain-containing protein encodes the protein MGIQSISIATDPEARKVFLRHLIDDVQALQHMLDAGMIESGITRLGAEQEFCLVNSFYKPSRNNLRVLQSIDDPHFTTELARYNLEINLDPMELRAGTLNDMAAQLRELLGKAERAAALHGEKVVLAGILPSIDYRCVQIDYLTPRERYRTLDAMLKKLRGGDFELNLSGVDELIIKHRNILFEACNTSFQMHYQVDPADFVARYNWAQAIAGPLLSVCVNSPLLIGRQLWAETRIPLFQQSIDTRSKGFNMRERQQRVTFGNRWISEPTDVYKSDIARHTILFSTDIEKSSLDILKEGGIPKLPALTLHNGTVYKWNRPCYGVGGGVPHLRIENRYIPSGPTPEDEIANLALWTGLMHGMPDRYEDIAQIMPFEHAKENFQKAAMWGIGSIMWWEGEYIGAKRLVMDKLIPIADEGLEKAGIPEEERFKWLSIVLKRTANYNTGSRWMLHGFRALRKDLSRDEACTALTAILHKRQQSGKVVSRWEPAKTEELEGIRMRYEIAGNAMTTDLITVQEHDLADMVLRIMDWRNIRHLPVEDNEGRLLGLITKAGLTAWFHAHPDQPYATAADVMQPDPLTISASMEIEAVLDLMERNKLSCLPVVTEGLLAGLITDKDAAKIRARQRRIERKKRG